Proteins from one Setaria italica strain Yugu1 chromosome V, Setaria_italica_v2.0, whole genome shotgun sequence genomic window:
- the LOC101778022 gene encoding senescence/dehydration-associated protein At4g35985, chloroplastic, with translation MACCGGAMSARPRGVREETLLRVPGASVHLMAGSDGPVELARGDLSVVRIAKDGVAVATAVRVGHDLGWPLARDEPVVRLDRLHYLFTLPDRDGTFLNYGVSFDAAANADAAALASLDGFLRSNACFSAPSSSAAVVPSKSSRARPTQQQQQQSAASSDAYWNDFAPRMEGYNGVLAKAIAAGTGQLVKGIFMCSEAYASQVQRGADLFRPQAAGGASSRFGGAGRSSSQASTKRGAVNKSLKRVRKLSEMTEQMSQSLLDTVISVTGSMAAPLLRSKQGRAFLATVPGEVVLASLDAINKVMDAVEAAERRSLAATSNVVAGAVSRRYGESAGEATEDAFATAGHAVGTAWNLFKIRKAVTPSSSLPGNMVKSAVRNRK, from the exons ATGgcctgctgcggcggcgccatgtCCGCCAGGCCGCGGGGCGTCCGGGAGGAGACGCTGCTCCGCGTCCCGGGCGCGTCCGTGCACCTCATGGCCGGCTCCGACGGCCCCGTCGAGCTCGCGCGCGGGGATCTCTCCGTCGTCCGCATCGCCAAGGACGGCGTGGCCGTGGCCACCGCGGTGCGCGTCGGCCACGACCTGGGCTGGCCGCTGGCGCGGGACGAGCCCGTCGTCAGGCTCGACCGCCTGCACTACCTCTTCACGCTGCCCGACCGGGACGGCACGTTCCTCAACTACGGCGTCTccttcgacgccgccgccaacgccgacgccgccgcgctcgcgtcGCTCGACGGCTTCCTCCGGTCCAACGCCTGCTTCtccgcgccgtcctcctccgcggcggtcGTTCCGTCCAAGAGCTCCAGGGCGAGGCcgacgcagcagcagcagcagcagtcggCTGCGTCGTCGGACGCGTACTGGAACGACTTCGCGCCGAGGATGGAAGGGTACAACGGCGTGCTCGCCAAGGCGatcgccgccggcaccggccAGCTCGTCAAGGGCATCTTCATGTGCAGCGAGGCCTACGCCAGCCAG gTCCAGAGGGGAGCTGATCTGTTCCGTCCAcaggcagccggcggcgcgagCAGCCGATTCGGCGGAGCTGGCCGGAGCAGCAGCCAGGCGAGCACGAAGCGCGGAGCAGTCAACAAGAGCCTCAAGAG GGTCAGGAAGCTGTCGGAGATGACCGAGCAGATGAGCCAGTCCTTGCTCGACACGGTCATCTCGGTGACCGGGTCCATGGCGGCGCCGCTGCTCCGCTCCAAGCAAGGGAGGGCCTTCCTCGCCACCGTTCCCGGCGAGGTCGTCCTGGCATCTCTCGATGCTATCA ATAAAGTTATGGATGCGGTAGAGGCTGCTGAGAGGAGGTCACTTGCTGCGACCTCcaacgtcgtcgccggcgccgtgtCCAGGAG GTACGGCGAGAGCGCAGGCGAGGCAACTGAAGACGCGTTCGCGACGGCCGGACACGCCGTCGGGACGGCGTGGAACCTGTTCAAGATACGGAAGGCCGTCACGCCGTCGTCTTCGCTGCCCGGGAACATGGTCAAGAGCGCCGTCAGGAACAGGAAGTGA
- the LOC101778417 gene encoding 40S ribosomal protein S24-1 encodes MADSKASTAVTLRTRKFMTNRLLSRKQFVLEVIHPGRANVSKAELKERLAKVYEVKDPNTIFVFKFRTHFGGGKSTGFGLIYDNLEAAKKFEPKYRLIRNGLATKVEKSRKQMKERKNRAKKIRGVKKTKAGDAKKK; translated from the exons ATGGCGGACTCCAAGGCCAGCACGGCGGTCACCCTCCGCACCCGCAAGTTCATGACCAATCGCCTCCTCTCCCGCAAGCAATTC GTGCTCGAGGTGATCCACCCCGGCCGGGCCAACGTCTCCAAG GCTGAGCTGAAGGAGAGGCTAGCCAAGGTTTACGAGGTGAAGGACCCTAACACCATCTTCGTCTTCAAGTTCCGCACCCACTTCGGAGGAGGCAAGTCCACTGGCTTCGGCCTCATCTACGACAACCTCGAGGCCGCCAAGAAGTTCGAGCCCAAGTACCGCCTCATCAGG AATGGTCTTGCTACCAAGGTTGAGAAGTCCCGTAAGCAAATGAAAGAGCGGAAGAACAGGGCCAAGAAGATCCGTGGTGTCAAGAAG ACCAAGGCTGGTGATGCGAAGAAGAAGTAA
- the LOC101777189 gene encoding uncharacterized protein LOC101777189 translates to MRREGRQHGWVFAVDRSLVDPEGKSRTRAVQVEGAAAANGGFVKAPRKPTNHSKPTVGRAYKGLIGKGEAGSGRGRSKFKHDEVKMYYLEDEVQGADDAFFDAMQEFYFCR, encoded by the coding sequence ATGCGTCGCGAGGGTCGCCAGCACGGGTGGGTGTTCGCCGTCGACCGCAGCCTGGTGGACCCGGAGGGCAAGTCCCGCACGCGCGCCGTGCAGGtcgagggcgccgccgcggccaacgGCGGGTTCGTCAAGGCGCCGCGCAAGCCCACCAACCACTCCAAGCCCACCGTCGGCCGCGCGTACAAGGGCCTCATCGGCAAGGGGGAGGCCGGATCCGGAAGGGGCAGGAGCAAGTTCAAGCACGACGAGGTCAAGATGTACTACCTCGAGGACGAGGTCCAGGGCGCCGACGACGCCTTCTTCGATGCGATGCAGGAGTTCTACTTCTGTCGTTAG
- the LOC101777602 gene encoding mitogen-activated protein kinase kinase 1 — protein sequence MKGKKPLKELKLSVPAQEIPVDKFLTASGTFKDGELRLNQSGLRLTSEENGDEDESTKLKVEDVQLSMDDLEMIQVIGKGSGGVVQLVRHKWVGTLYALKGIQMNIQESVRKQIVQELKINQATQSPHIVLCHQSFYHNGVIYLVLEYMDRGSLADIIKQVKTVLEPYLAVLCKQVLEGLLYLHHERHVIHRDIKPSNLLVNRKGEVKITDFGVSAVLASSVGQRDTFVGTYNYMAPERISGSSYDYKSDIWSLGLVILECAIGRFPYIPSEGEGWSSFYELLEAIVDQPPPSAPADQFSPEFCSFISSCIQKDPAQRMSAAELLNHPFLKKFEDKDLDLRILVESLEPPMNIPE from the exons atgaaggggaagaagccgctCAAGGAGCTCAAGCTCTCCGTGCCGGCGCAGGAGATCCCCGTCGACAAGTTCCT GACGGCGAGTGGTACATTCAAGGATGGCGAACTGCGCCTTAATCAGAGCGGCTTGCGGCTTACCTCCGAGGAAAATGGGGATGAAGAT GAATCAACAAAGCTGAAAGTGGAAGATGTGCAATTATCAATGGATGATCTTGAGATGATTCAAGTCATTGGTAAAGGAAGTGGTGGTGTTGTCCAGCTAGTGAGGCACAAATGGGTGGGGACATTGTATGCCTTAAAG GGTATTCAAATGAACATTCAGGAGTCAGTTCGCAAACAAATAGTACAAGAGCTCAAAATAAACCAGGCAACACAGAGCCCTCATATAGTTTTGTGCCATCAATCTTTTTACCACAATGGTGTAATATATCTTGTTCTTGAGTACATGGATCGTGGATCACTTGCAGACATCATTAAGCAAGTGAAGACAGTTCTGGAGCCATACCTTGCGGTACTTTGTAAGCAG GTATTGGAGGGTTTATTATATCTTCATCATGAAAGGCACGTGATTCACAGGGACATAAAGCCTTCTAACTTGTTAGTCAACCGTAAAGGGGAAGTCAAGATTACTGACTTCGGGGTAAGTGCCGTGCTAGCAAGCTCAGTGGGTCAGCGAGATACTTTTGTTGGAACCTACAACTATATGGCG CCTGAACGCATTAGTGGGAGCTCGTATGACTACAAGAGTGACATATGGAGTTTGGGCTTAGTAATACTTGAGTGTGCAATTGGGCGATTCCCCTATATACCTTCAGAAGGAGAAGGTTGGTCAAGCTTTTATGAACTACTGGAGGCTATTGTCGATCAGCCACCACCTTCTGCACCTGCAGATCAGTTCTCTCCAGAATTCTGCTCATTTATCTCCTCTTG CATACAAAAGGATCCAGCTCAGCGGATGTCTGCTGCAGAACTCTTG AATCACCCTTTCCTGAAGAAGTTCGAGGATAAGGATTTAGACCTACGGATACTTGTGGAGAGCCTCGAACCTCCAATGAATATACCCGAGTAA